In the genome of Paenibacillus pabuli, the window AAGATCCACATAAACAACCACATTCTTCACCTGCCTGCGCGCAGCATATCGAAATAACGTTATCCCGATATTCATGAGCATATTCACAAGTATAAGGAGCTCACTTTTCAAAGTCTGTCTAATCATGGGGGGATCGTTCCAACTTTTTTTGTCGGAATTACTCAGAGTAGTTGTTCAGAATTTGTTCATAACGATGTGATAGGATAATAAAAAAACAAAAAAAGACCCGGTTGCTCCATCAGGAGCACCGGGTCTTCAATGAAATCTATTATCGTATTAATCGTTGTTATTATTACGTGAACGATTGCGCAAAAATGTCGGAATATCCAGCTGATCATTGCTCGGCTGGTTTCCAAACGGACGAAGGTTCGGCGAACGGTTTTCTGCCGGTTCGCTCGTTGGCGTTGGTTTATGGCCAGGAGGCTGCGATGCTGGCTTGTCCTCAAATCCAGTTGCAATCACCGTGACTTTGATCTCCTCTTTCAGGTTTTCGTCAATAATCGCACCAAAGATCATGTTCACTTCCGGATCTGAAGCCGCAGTGACAATCTCTGCCGCTTCATTGACTTCATACAGGGACAAATTGGTTCCACCCGTAATGTTCATGATTACACCGCGTGCACCTTCAATCGAAGTTTCAAGCAATGGGCTCATGATAGCCTTGCGTGCAGCTTCAGCGGCACGGGTTTCCCCAGTTGCTTCACCGATTCCCATCAGGGCAGATCCACGTTCTGTCATAATCGTTTTGACGTCTGCGAAGTCAAGGTTAATTAGACCAGGAACAGCAATCAGGTCAGAAATACCCTGAACGGCTTGACGGAGAACGTTGTCCACTTGACGGAACGCTTCAAGCATCGGTGTTTTTTTGTCAACAATTTCAAGCAAACGATCGTTTGGAATCACAATCAATGTATCCACTTTTTCCTTGAGAGCTTCAATGCCTTGTACGGCATGTCTGGAACGTTTTGGTCCTTCAAACGTGAATGGTCGGGTCACTACACCCACGGTAAGTGCGCCGCACTCTTTGGCGATCTCAGCAATAACGGGAGCCGCCCCTG includes:
- the ftsZ gene encoding cell division protein FtsZ, producing the protein MLEFDFEMESFAQIKVIGVGGGGSNAVNRMIENGVQGVEFITANTDAQALHLAKSEHKLQIGDKLTRGLGAGANPEVGKKAAEESRDLMMNTLKGADMVFVTAGMGGGTGTGAAPVIAEIAKECGALTVGVVTRPFTFEGPKRSRHAVQGIEALKEKVDTLIVIPNDRLLEIVDKKTPMLEAFRQVDNVLRQAVQGISDLIAVPGLINLDFADVKTIMTERGSALMGIGEATGETRAAEAARKAIMSPLLETSIEGARGVIMNITGGTNLSLYEVNEAAEIVTAASDPEVNMIFGAIIDENLKEEIKVTVIATGFEDKPASQPPGHKPTPTSEPAENRSPNLRPFGNQPSNDQLDIPTFLRNRSRNNNND